The following proteins are encoded in a genomic region of [Eubacterium] hominis:
- a CDS encoding LysR family transcriptional regulator, with protein sequence MDIKQLQYFLTICEEGQITAAARRLHMAQPPLSYQLKMLEEELGVALVLRGKHHIQLTDAGELLREKAEQICRLCEDTKKEVQDAKTQVAHELRIGIVSSSHHAFLENGIRKFHEDFPKVSFVLKEGNTFQILELLEKGLIEIGVVRTPYPQKNIKAIPFWEEGMVAVCDKSQCLSKDNRLKLQDLTNVPLIYYERYASLLEDCFLQSGLLPTCFCINQDARTSLLWAKAGLGVAIVPKSAIALIEHENLKIYDIDHPRLTTSIHIICMKDRYLSETAQTFIDYYK encoded by the coding sequence ATGGATATTAAACAGTTACAATATTTCCTCACGATTTGTGAGGAAGGACAGATCACAGCAGCAGCAAGACGTTTACATATGGCACAGCCTCCCCTTTCTTATCAATTAAAGATGTTGGAAGAAGAACTTGGTGTAGCGTTGGTACTGCGTGGCAAGCATCATATACAATTAACAGATGCCGGAGAGTTATTAAGAGAAAAAGCCGAACAGATTTGCCGGCTTTGTGAGGATACAAAAAAAGAGGTACAGGATGCGAAAACACAAGTTGCCCATGAGCTTCGTATTGGCATTGTATCAAGTTCCCATCATGCGTTTTTGGAAAATGGCATTCGTAAATTCCATGAAGATTTCCCTAAGGTTTCTTTTGTGTTAAAAGAAGGAAATACTTTTCAGATTCTGGAGCTATTAGAGAAAGGCCTGATTGAAATCGGCGTTGTCCGCACGCCATATCCACAAAAAAATATAAAAGCAATTCCCTTTTGGGAAGAAGGAATGGTGGCAGTATGTGATAAAAGCCAATGTTTATCAAAAGATAATCGTTTAAAACTGCAGGATTTAACTAATGTCCCATTAATATATTATGAGCGCTATGCTTCCTTATTGGAGGATTGTTTTCTTCAATCTGGTCTGTTGCCTACATGTTTTTGTATTAATCAGGATGCCAGAACTTCCCTGTTATGGGCAAAAGCAGGATTAGGTGTTGCGATTGTTCCTAAAAGCGCAATTGCTCTTATCGAACATGAAAATTTAAAAATCTATGATATTGACCATCCACGTTTAACCACTTCCATTCATATTATTTGTATGAAGGATCGATATCTTTCAGAAACTGCACAGACTTTTATCGATTATTATAAATGA
- a CDS encoding ABC transporter ATP-binding protein, whose amino-acid sequence MKELLKYLKPYRKQCIIGPFCKLMEAILELLLPTLMAYMINDGIMAQDQQLVYRYSFIMIFMVMIGFGFSITCQYQAAKASQGFGTDLRNALFSHITAFSYQDLDYFGTPTLVNRLSNDVNQLQVAVAMLIRLVVRSPFICIGAIIMAMFLDMRLAWILIASVPFIILILYVFIRFTTPMYQQYQKLLDKFSSILDDNFAGIRVIRTFVSKKREQKRFQENVDELQVQMMKVARLSALLNPSTAIVVNGAVVILMYQGILKIQIGDLQPGTIVAFINYASSILLALIAISNLIVIFTKAFASGKRVSEVLRYSPGLVCGNASLQEKDEPIVCFDHVSFSYGKGDAALSDLSFSIRKGESIGIIGGTGAGKTTLISLLCHFYVPTEGRILLYGQDITTLRSSDLLSHVVLVPQVNELFSGTIEENICFGLSNVSKADIEQALSISQAKEFVDELPKGMHTKIERGGANLSGGQKQRLCIARAILRKPDLLILDDASSALDFKSDAALRKALKAMDTQMSRIMISQRVSTLASCDRIIVLDNGEMAGFAPHKVLYDTCEIYHSICESQHVERGIA is encoded by the coding sequence ATGAAAGAATTGTTAAAATATTTAAAACCATATCGAAAACAATGCATCATTGGGCCATTTTGTAAGTTGATGGAAGCCATATTAGAACTGCTTCTGCCAACACTTATGGCCTATATGATCAATGATGGAATCATGGCACAGGATCAACAACTGGTATATCGTTATAGCTTTATCATGATTTTTATGGTTATGATTGGTTTTGGTTTTTCTATTACCTGCCAATATCAAGCCGCAAAAGCATCACAAGGCTTTGGCACAGATTTAAGAAATGCATTGTTCTCACATATTACTGCATTTTCTTATCAGGATTTAGATTACTTTGGAACACCTACATTAGTCAATCGACTGAGTAATGATGTGAATCAACTGCAGGTTGCCGTTGCGATGTTGATTCGTTTAGTGGTTCGCTCTCCCTTTATTTGTATTGGGGCGATTATTATGGCAATGTTTCTGGATATGCGTTTAGCATGGATTTTAATTGCGAGTGTACCTTTTATTATCCTGATTCTTTATGTGTTTATACGGTTTACGACACCAATGTATCAACAATATCAAAAGCTGCTGGATAAATTTTCTTCTATTCTTGATGATAATTTTGCGGGCATCCGTGTGATTCGTACCTTTGTTTCTAAGAAACGGGAACAAAAGCGATTTCAAGAAAATGTAGATGAACTACAGGTACAGATGATGAAGGTAGCACGTCTTTCTGCCTTATTGAATCCAAGTACGGCAATTGTTGTAAATGGTGCGGTTGTGATTTTAATGTATCAGGGAATTTTAAAAATACAAATAGGTGATTTACAGCCTGGAACAATTGTTGCATTTATCAATTATGCTTCCAGTATCTTATTAGCATTGATTGCTATTAGTAATCTGATCGTCATATTTACCAAAGCATTCGCCAGTGGCAAACGTGTAAGTGAAGTCTTGCGTTATTCACCAGGTCTGGTTTGCGGAAATGCTTCTCTTCAGGAAAAGGATGAGCCAATTGTATGTTTTGATCATGTATCTTTTTCTTATGGAAAAGGGGATGCTGCATTAAGTGATCTGTCCTTTTCTATTCGAAAAGGAGAAAGTATAGGGATCATCGGTGGAACCGGTGCTGGTAAAACTACTTTGATTTCTTTATTATGTCATTTTTATGTGCCTACAGAAGGCAGGATTTTATTATATGGACAGGATATTACTACACTGAGATCATCTGATCTATTATCCCATGTCGTGCTTGTGCCACAGGTAAATGAGTTATTCTCTGGTACCATTGAAGAAAATATCTGCTTTGGATTATCTAATGTATCCAAAGCAGATATTGAACAGGCATTAAGCATTTCTCAAGCTAAAGAGTTTGTGGATGAGCTGCCGAAAGGAATGCATACCAAAATCGAACGTGGGGGAGCAAATTTGTCTGGTGGACAAAAGCAGCGCTTATGTATCGCCAGAGCCATTCTGCGTAAGCCAGATCTATTGATTTTAGATGATGCCAGCAGTGCACTTGATTTCAAGAGTGATGCGGCTTTGCGAAAAGCCCTGAAAGCGATGGATACACAGATGAGCAGAATCATGATATCTCAGCGAGTTAGTACACTTGCGTCATGTGATCGTATTATCGTGTTAGATAATGGAGAGATGGCAGGCTTTGCGCCACATAAAGTATTATATGATACATGTGAAATCTATCATTCCATCTGTGAGAGTCAGCATGTAGAAAGGGGTATTGCATGA
- a CDS encoding ABC transporter ATP-binding protein, whose translation MSGKQVMKQLLRFLFQFKLYLLLALACAILSVALNVYAPLLIGDILDAITSKPLSTTFQLLCYLVVVYLLYSLFQWGMMYFSNKIAFSSSCVLRKQLYEKLSHLPISFYDTNPRGDLISRFVNDIDYISDGFLQGLSTMMSGVTTIVLAIVFMININWIMSIIVILSAPFTYIVASFITKRSQQYFRKNANALGSLNGFSEEMLSGMKTIKAYHYEESANHTFQEMNQTLYEAGVKSQFYGSLANPSTRFVTNFTYALTGAAGAFLALQSMITIGNISSFLMYANLFSKPFTEITGVMTQLQTAMASARRIFTILDMEEERDSGTTFFTPTKGSIEFSHVSFGYDKHKLLMKDINLCIPAGEKVAIVGKTGAGKTTLVNLLLRFYEINQGHIYVDGVDIEQMSKDDLRRSFGVVLQDTYLFEGTIRDNIAYGKPEASDEEIIAAAKKSGAHEFIRRFTQGYDTVLHTNSNHLSSGQKQLLSLTRVLLMNPKILILDEATSNMDTMSEQHVNQAMELLMEGKTSFVIAHRLSTILDADKILVMEHGDIIETGNHEELMKKQGAYYTLFNSQFTS comes from the coding sequence ATGAGTGGTAAACAAGTGATGAAACAGCTACTTCGTTTCCTGTTTCAGTTTAAATTATATCTGTTGCTGGCATTAGCCTGTGCAATTTTATCTGTCGCATTAAACGTATATGCGCCCTTACTAATTGGAGATATCTTAGATGCGATTACTTCAAAGCCTTTGTCCACAACTTTTCAATTATTGTGTTATTTAGTTGTTGTGTATCTTCTCTATTCTTTATTCCAATGGGGAATGATGTATTTCTCTAATAAGATTGCTTTTTCCAGCAGTTGTGTATTAAGAAAACAGCTATATGAAAAACTTTCCCATTTACCAATATCTTTTTATGATACAAATCCTCGCGGAGATTTAATTTCCCGCTTTGTCAACGATATTGATTATATCAGTGATGGCTTTTTACAGGGCCTATCTACCATGATGAGTGGAGTAACAACGATTGTTTTAGCAATCGTATTCATGATCAACATCAATTGGATTATGAGTATCATTGTCATATTATCCGCACCGTTTACTTATATTGTGGCAAGTTTTATTACCAAACGTTCTCAACAATATTTTCGCAAAAATGCAAATGCGCTTGGTTCTTTGAATGGCTTTAGTGAAGAAATGCTATCAGGTATGAAAACAATCAAAGCATATCATTATGAAGAATCTGCCAACCATACGTTTCAGGAAATGAATCAAACATTATATGAAGCCGGTGTAAAATCTCAATTTTATGGTTCTCTGGCAAATCCAAGTACCCGTTTTGTGACAAATTTTACTTATGCATTAACAGGAGCAGCGGGAGCATTCTTAGCACTTCAATCCATGATTACCATTGGAAACATATCCAGCTTTTTGATGTATGCCAATTTATTTTCTAAACCATTCACGGAAATCACAGGTGTCATGACACAGTTACAGACAGCGATGGCAAGTGCACGACGCATCTTTACGATTTTAGATATGGAAGAAGAACGTGACAGTGGAACGACTTTTTTTACACCAACAAAAGGAAGCATTGAATTTTCTCACGTCAGCTTTGGATATGATAAACATAAGCTTTTAATGAAGGATATTAATTTATGTATACCAGCGGGTGAAAAAGTCGCAATCGTAGGGAAAACCGGTGCTGGAAAAACAACTTTGGTTAATTTATTATTGCGGTTCTATGAAATTAATCAAGGTCATATATATGTGGATGGCGTTGATATCGAACAAATGTCAAAGGATGATTTAAGACGCAGTTTTGGTGTCGTATTACAGGATACCTATCTGTTTGAGGGAACCATTCGTGACAATATCGCTTATGGAAAACCAGAAGCCAGTGATGAAGAAATTATAGCCGCAGCCAAAAAAAGTGGTGCACATGAATTCATCCGTCGTTTTACGCAAGGATATGATACCGTTCTGCATACCAATTCTAATCATTTATCATCCGGTCAAAAACAGTTATTGTCACTTACCCGTGTTTTATTGATGAATCCTAAAATTTTGATATTAGATGAAGCAACCAGCAATATGGATACCATGAGTGAACAACATGTGAATCAGGCAATGGAATTATTGATGGAGGGCAAGACCAGTTTTGTGATTGCACATCGTTTATCTACGATATTAGATGCGGATAAGATTCTGGTTATGGAGCATGGAGATATTATAGAAACTGGAAATCATGAGGAATTAATGAAAAAACAAGGTGCCTATTATACACTTTTTAATAGTCAGTTTACATCTTAG
- a CDS encoding NAD(P)/FAD-dependent oxidoreductase → MKIVIIGGGIIGCFLAHDLSRYDVDITLIERESDVCDEVSSANSAIIHAGYDPEEHTLKALLNKKGADMYPAICEQLNVDYKRIGAYVVAAGEEEEETLSILYERGTKRGIHMEWLTRDELLEKEPNISAQITKALSVPDTAIITPWEMGLTLIQEAVCNGLSLKLEENVVDIKRNGKQFHVITDKAHYDADIVINAAGLGSAKIMNMIEDTSLFDITPKRGQYFILSKHATDFVKHVLYPVPGKAGKGVLCVPTCHGNILLGPNSEILEEQDNGTSAQGLKEVREKLQKTVTNIPYGEIIHSYAGLRPCGNHNDFFIQASPISQNFIHLGCIDSPGLASAPAISAYVIEQLILPQHVLKQKELYRHYKRITPMKDLSSQQKAERIKKQSAFGHIICRCENISEQEVVDCIHEPCGARTIKEIKKRIRPGMGKCQGGFCEIEVAKILARELHIPLAEVRYDKTSYFMTNKGVSK, encoded by the coding sequence ATGAAGATTGTTATTATCGGTGGAGGCATTATTGGATGTTTTTTGGCACATGATTTATCACGATATGATGTGGATATCACATTGATTGAACGTGAGAGTGATGTTTGTGATGAGGTATCTAGTGCAAACAGTGCAATTATTCATGCAGGATATGATCCTGAAGAACATACATTAAAGGCTCTATTGAATAAAAAAGGTGCGGATATGTATCCTGCAATATGTGAACAATTGAATGTTGACTACAAGCGTATAGGTGCCTATGTTGTCGCAGCTGGTGAAGAGGAAGAAGAAACGCTTTCTATATTATATGAAAGAGGAACAAAACGAGGAATCCACATGGAATGGCTCACAAGGGATGAACTGCTTGAAAAAGAACCGAATATCAGTGCGCAGATTACAAAAGCTTTATCTGTACCTGATACCGCAATCATTACACCATGGGAGATGGGACTTACTCTGATACAGGAAGCTGTATGTAATGGATTGTCTTTAAAGCTGGAAGAAAATGTGGTGGATATCAAACGTAATGGGAAACAGTTTCATGTCATCACAGACAAAGCACACTATGATGCGGATATCGTCATCAATGCCGCAGGACTTGGCAGTGCTAAGATTATGAACATGATAGAAGATACCTCATTATTTGACATTACTCCAAAGCGTGGACAATATTTTATCTTAAGCAAACATGCGACTGATTTTGTGAAGCATGTCTTATATCCAGTACCTGGTAAAGCAGGAAAAGGGGTATTATGTGTACCAACCTGTCATGGCAACATTCTGCTTGGCCCAAACAGTGAAATATTAGAGGAGCAAGATAATGGCACAAGTGCACAAGGACTGAAAGAAGTTAGAGAAAAACTGCAAAAAACCGTGACAAATATTCCATATGGAGAAATTATACACAGCTATGCAGGACTTCGACCATGTGGCAATCATAATGATTTCTTTATTCAGGCATCTCCGATATCTCAAAATTTTATTCACCTGGGATGTATCGATTCACCAGGTCTTGCCAGTGCACCTGCCATCAGTGCTTATGTCATTGAACAATTGATTTTACCACAGCATGTGCTGAAACAAAAAGAATTATATCGTCATTATAAACGTATTACTCCAATGAAAGATCTTTCTTCCCAGCAAAAAGCAGAACGTATCAAAAAACAATCAGCTTTTGGACATATTATCTGCCGTTGTGAGAATATCAGCGAACAGGAGGTAGTGGATTGTATCCATGAGCCATGTGGTGCACGTACAATTAAAGAAATAAAAAAACGCATTCGACCAGGAATGGGAAAATGCCAGGGTGGTTTTTGTGAAATAGAAGTCGCAAAGATTCTGGCTAGAGAACTGCATATCCCATTAGCGGAGGTTCGTTATGATAAAACCAGTTATTTTATGACAAATAAGGGGGTAAGCAAATAA
- a CDS encoding FAD-dependent oxidoreductase — protein sequence MKTYDMIIIGGGSAGMSAAVSAKAQGIRKILILERSEELGGILQQCIHNGFGLQIFHEEMSGPLYAQTYKEKVDAMKIEYKLNTTVVSVNEERIVTYVNEQEGYQSISGKTIIFASGCYERNRGAISIPGKRIPGVYTAGSAQRFLNLENILVGKKVFILGSGDIGLIMARRMSLEGAKVEGVAELMPYSNGLTRNIVQCLHDFNIPLYLSHTVVDIKGTNHVEGVTIAQVDEHKQPISGTEKTFDVDTLLLSVGLIPENELGYQMGIQLDAHTKGASVNEYYETSVPHVYACGNALHVHDIVDFVSQESADVGYFAAMDILKQQRGNRAHETIAKQGVGYVLPQVLSDSINHDVTLSFRCSKPFKACQIIIQDDTHIIKKITKRYLLPAEMERIKLKKEDLQNISGKLSVEVQAL from the coding sequence ATGAAAACATATGATATGATCATTATCGGCGGTGGAAGTGCTGGCATGAGTGCAGCAGTATCTGCTAAAGCGCAGGGTATTCGCAAAATATTGATTTTAGAACGCAGCGAAGAGCTGGGAGGTATCCTTCAACAGTGTATCCATAATGGCTTTGGCCTTCAGATTTTCCATGAAGAAATGAGCGGTCCATTATATGCGCAAACGTATAAAGAAAAAGTAGACGCTATGAAAATTGAATATAAATTAAATACAACAGTGGTATCTGTGAATGAAGAGCGTATAGTAACTTATGTCAATGAACAAGAAGGCTATCAGAGTATAAGTGGAAAAACCATTATTTTTGCCAGTGGTTGTTACGAACGAAATCGTGGAGCGATATCCATACCTGGCAAGCGGATTCCTGGTGTATATACAGCCGGCAGTGCCCAGCGGTTTTTAAATCTTGAAAATATTTTAGTAGGGAAAAAAGTGTTTATCCTTGGCAGTGGAGATATTGGCTTGATTATGGCCAGAAGAATGAGTCTTGAAGGAGCAAAAGTGGAAGGTGTCGCAGAATTAATGCCTTACAGCAATGGATTAACTAGAAATATCGTACAATGCCTGCATGATTTCAATATTCCTTTATATCTTTCTCATACAGTTGTGGATATTAAAGGCACAAACCATGTAGAAGGTGTCACCATTGCCCAGGTGGATGAACATAAACAGCCTATCTCAGGTACAGAAAAAACCTTTGATGTCGATACGTTGTTATTATCGGTTGGATTGATACCTGAAAATGAATTGGGATATCAAATGGGAATTCAGCTGGATGCACATACCAAAGGTGCCAGTGTCAATGAATATTATGAAACTAGTGTTCCTCATGTCTATGCTTGTGGCAATGCGCTGCATGTTCATGATATCGTGGATTTTGTATCACAAGAATCTGCGGATGTCGGTTATTTCGCTGCCATGGATATCTTAAAACAACAACGAGGAAATCGTGCACATGAAACCATCGCAAAACAAGGCGTAGGATATGTATTGCCTCAGGTATTAAGTGATTCCATCAACCATGATGTAACCTTGAGTTTTCGCTGCAGTAAGCCATTTAAAGCATGTCAAATCATCATACAGGATGATACACATATCATAAAAAAGATAACCAAACGTTATCTTTTACCAGCGGAAATGGAACGTATCAAATTAAAGAAAGAAGATTTGCAGAATATAAGCGGGAAACTGTCTGTGGAGGTGCAAGCATTATGA
- a CDS encoding DUF1667 domain-containing protein produces the protein MIKAFDCIVCPMSCHIEVMMANDEIISVKGNTCPRGEKFVRQEVVCPMRMLTTTVRIHHAIHPLLPVITSQSVPRDKLSDIMEVCKTLEVEAPIHEHDVLVHNIADSGADLIASRFMDRR, from the coding sequence ATGATAAAAGCATTCGATTGTATTGTCTGTCCTATGAGCTGTCATATTGAAGTGATGATGGCAAATGATGAAATCATATCCGTTAAAGGCAATACCTGCCCAAGAGGTGAAAAATTTGTTCGTCAGGAGGTAGTCTGTCCCATGCGTATGTTAACGACTACCGTACGCATTCATCATGCGATTCATCCATTACTTCCGGTCATTACTTCACAAAGTGTACCAAGAGATAAATTATCTGATATAATGGAGGTATGTAAAACGCTGGAAGTAGAAGCACCTATACATGAACATGATGTTTTGGTTCATAATATTGCTGATAGTGGTGCTGATTTAATTGCTTCCCGCTTTATGGATCGGAGGTAG
- a CDS encoding glycerol-3-phosphate responsive antiterminator produces the protein MLKQPVIPVLRDMAAIKHFIKREETWCILMDFHINLLEDVIKELHLHKKKAFVHMDLIKGIQNDLYGVQFLTQHLHVDGIISTKPSAIEAAKKNHCISVLRVFLIDSRSIEKSGLLAEKLSPDYVEVLPAIIPFAVEKLHQYTQVDVIGGGLIQSVEDIEACLAQGMVGVSTSRLTLCDEWRSRT, from the coding sequence ATGTTAAAACAGCCGGTGATTCCTGTATTACGTGACATGGCAGCGATAAAGCATTTTATAAAACGTGAGGAAACATGGTGTATCCTAATGGATTTTCATATCAATTTATTAGAGGATGTAATCAAAGAGCTTCATTTGCATAAGAAAAAAGCTTTTGTGCATATGGATTTGATCAAGGGAATCCAGAATGATTTATATGGTGTCCAGTTTCTGACACAGCATCTTCATGTGGATGGGATTATATCCACAAAGCCATCTGCCATTGAAGCCGCAAAAAAGAATCACTGTATTTCTGTTTTACGTGTGTTCCTCATCGATTCACGATCCATTGAAAAAAGTGGATTACTCGCAGAAAAGCTTTCTCCTGATTATGTAGAAGTATTACCAGCTATTATTCCCTTTGCGGTAGAAAAGCTTCATCAATATACCCAGGTGGATGTGATTGGCGGAGGACTTATTCAGTCAGTGGAGGATATAGAAGCATGTTTAGCACAAGGCATGGTTGGCGTTTCAACCAGTCGATTGACCTTATGCGATGAATGGAGGTCAAGGACATGA
- a CDS encoding patatin-like phospholipase family protein, translated as MKKALVLGGGGSKGAYEIGVWKALDELDQHFDIVCGTSIGAMIGVLYVQQEYDTAYELWSNLTIDDVMLNGIDLDMDIELIMSQKGKYKAFLESFVEHKGADITPFYNMIHRLYDPEKFFNSPIDYGCMCVNVSKRSAAPFLKKDMKKDTVLDYVMASASCYPAFPMKIINEEKYVDGGYADNVPIKLAQEMGAEEIVAVDLKSVGRNVVKGPMEHLIYIEPQVSLGSFLLFDHERIMQNMQLGYLDTMKKFHRLLGSVYTFPLHDEEAILDFEEEMQEGFAHLKEEIETDKMHLLTEKITSLSLLIGLNKFHIYDAPFTAMLEKAAQAFSFDYHKIYDFQDFKYQLLKVVQAYTPDIQSGLSDSDNIKRLLHNIKDIHLAELICVNFYYLLKDEKNIAVVWLLATMTNDSFLIAYLLYLMYKQQN; from the coding sequence ATGAAAAAAGCTTTGGTACTTGGGGGAGGCGGTAGTAAAGGTGCATATGAAATCGGGGTATGGAAAGCACTTGATGAATTGGATCAGCATTTTGATATCGTATGTGGTACCAGTATTGGCGCAATGATAGGTGTCTTATATGTGCAGCAGGAATATGATACAGCATATGAATTATGGTCAAATTTAACGATTGATGATGTGATGTTGAATGGTATTGATCTGGATATGGATATTGAATTGATCATGTCACAAAAAGGAAAATACAAAGCCTTTCTTGAAAGCTTTGTGGAACATAAGGGTGCAGATATTACACCGTTCTACAATATGATTCATCGTTTATATGATCCAGAAAAATTCTTTAATTCGCCAATAGATTATGGCTGTATGTGTGTCAATGTTTCTAAACGCAGTGCAGCGCCCTTTCTAAAAAAGGATATGAAGAAGGATACGGTGTTAGATTATGTGATGGCATCTGCCTCTTGTTATCCAGCATTCCCCATGAAAATCATCAATGAAGAAAAATATGTAGATGGCGGCTATGCGGATAATGTGCCGATTAAGCTTGCACAGGAAATGGGCGCAGAAGAAATTGTGGCAGTTGATTTAAAAAGTGTCGGTCGCAATGTTGTAAAAGGACCGATGGAGCATTTGATCTATATAGAACCTCAGGTATCCCTTGGAAGCTTTTTGTTATTTGATCATGAACGGATTATGCAAAATATGCAGCTGGGTTATTTGGATACAATGAAGAAATTTCATCGCTTATTAGGCTCTGTGTATACCTTCCCATTACATGATGAAGAAGCAATCCTTGACTTTGAAGAAGAAATGCAGGAGGGCTTTGCCCATTTAAAAGAAGAAATAGAAACAGATAAAATGCATTTACTGACAGAAAAGATTACTTCCTTATCCTTATTGATTGGATTAAATAAATTTCATATTTATGATGCGCCATTTACCGCAATGCTGGAAAAAGCAGCACAGGCATTCTCTTTTGACTATCATAAAATATACGATTTTCAGGATTTCAAGTATCAACTGTTAAAGGTTGTTCAAGCCTATACACCAGATATTCAAAGTGGTTTAAGTGATAGTGATAATATCAAACGTCTATTACATAATATCAAGGATATACATTTAGCAGAGCTTATTTGTGTAAATTTCTATTATCTATTGAAAGATGAAAAAAATATTGCCGTAGTATGGCTTTTAGCAACCATGACGAATGATTCTTTCTTGATTGCTTATCTATTATATTTGATGTACAAGCAACAGAACTGA
- a CDS encoding AI-2E family transporter translates to MKPKFIDEHSWKTMKPWIFLSTYLILLVFCLWNFSKISGFVGYLIGLFQSLIIGIIFAYILNIPMKQIEQLLIRHTKEKGFIRKRKRAISMTLTFVLAIILIIILGSIILPSIVDSFVSLFNNLTKFFMNIVANIDAILAYFHIDYRIENIEQVREFVNMPWEKVVENALNIVSSGANSILSNAGAFLSSFAVGFTGFMFSLYLLSGKESFIRQMRKVTVACLGYNKANSVFYYASRVNKIFYSFISGQLVEACILWVLYYVSMKLLGFPYTELIATLIAVFSFIPVFGPMMAMVVGAIMMLSVDPLKSIWFMIFYQIMSQFEDNVIYPRVVGNSVGLPGLWVLLSIFVLGNVFGIFGMVMAVPATACVYTFFAEFVNKRLKKQNLIVTDQEIKQIPQQEE, encoded by the coding sequence ATGAAACCAAAATTTATAGATGAACATTCATGGAAAACCATGAAACCTTGGATATTTTTATCCACTTATTTGATTTTACTTGTTTTCTGTTTATGGAATTTCAGTAAGATCAGTGGCTTTGTTGGTTATCTGATTGGCTTGTTTCAATCATTGATCATCGGCATTATCTTTGCGTATATCTTAAATATACCAATGAAACAGATTGAGCAGTTATTAATCAGACATACAAAAGAAAAAGGGTTTATAAGAAAACGCAAACGTGCGATTTCCATGACGCTAACCTTCGTATTGGCGATTATTTTGATTATCATATTAGGTAGTATCATACTACCAAGCATTGTGGACAGTTTTGTATCTTTATTCAATAACTTAACGAAGTTCTTTATGAATATTGTCGCAAACATTGATGCGATTCTGGCATATTTCCATATTGATTATCGTATTGAAAATATCGAACAGGTAAGAGAATTTGTGAATATGCCATGGGAAAAGGTTGTAGAAAATGCGTTAAATATCGTTTCCAGTGGAGCCAATAGTATCTTATCTAATGCAGGGGCATTCCTGTCTAGCTTTGCGGTAGGTTTTACTGGCTTTATGTTTTCCTTATATCTATTAAGTGGCAAAGAATCTTTTATTCGTCAGATGCGTAAAGTAACGGTGGCATGCCTTGGTTACAATAAAGCAAACAGTGTATTCTATTATGCCAGCCGTGTTAATAAAATCTTTTACAGCTTTATCAGTGGACAGTTAGTAGAAGCATGTATTTTATGGGTATTATATTATGTATCCATGAAGCTGCTGGGCTTCCCTTATACTGAATTGATTGCGACCCTGATTGCAGTATTCTCATTTATTCCGGTATTTGGACCAATGATGGCAATGGTTGTTGGTGCGATCATGATGCTGTCTGTGGATCCTTTAAAGAGTATCTGGTTTATGATTTTCTATCAGATCATGTCACAATTTGAAGACAATGTCATTTATCCAAGAGTTGTAGGAAACTCTGTAGGACTACCTGGACTTTGGGTATTATTGTCAATCTTTGTACTAGGCAATGTCTTTGGCATCTTTGGTATGGTTATGGCAGTGCCTGCGACCGCCTGTGTATATACATTCTTTGCGGAGTTTGTGAACAAGCGTTTAAAGAAACAGAACCTGATTGTGACAGATCAGGAAATAAAGCAAATACCACAACAAGAAGAGTAA